From Paraburkholderia flava, a single genomic window includes:
- a CDS encoding CoxG family protein: MELTESYTLPISQQRAWEALNDTAILRASIPGCDSIEADGENVFALSMSASVGPVKARFKGRMRLTDIDAPRTYTIVFEGQGGTAGFGTGNAHVTLEPEGDEVTKLSYTASAQVGGKLAQIGSRLVDGAARKIAGEFFKRFGEQVSGASAEPVDDANAQAAAQSQEPADPSSADGQPEAAQPERKKSWTAWISKS; this comes from the coding sequence ATGGAACTGACCGAAAGCTACACGCTGCCGATCTCGCAGCAGCGTGCATGGGAAGCGCTGAACGACACCGCGATCCTGCGCGCGTCGATCCCCGGCTGCGACAGCATCGAAGCGGACGGCGAGAACGTGTTCGCGCTGTCGATGAGTGCGTCGGTCGGGCCGGTGAAGGCACGCTTCAAAGGCCGCATGCGGCTCACCGACATCGACGCGCCGCGCACCTACACGATCGTCTTCGAAGGGCAGGGCGGCACGGCGGGCTTCGGCACCGGCAACGCACACGTGACGCTCGAACCCGAAGGCGATGAAGTGACGAAGCTGTCGTACACGGCGAGCGCACAGGTCGGCGGCAAGCTCGCGCAGATCGGCTCGCGGCTCGTCGACGGTGCCGCGCGCAAGATCGCGGGCGAGTTCTTCAAGCGGTTCGGCGAACAGGTGAGTGGCGCTTCAGCTGAACCCGTCGACGACGCGAACGCGCAGGCTGCGGCACAATCGCAGGAACCCGCCGATCCATCTTCTGCCGATGGACAGCCGGAAGCCGCTCAACCGGAAAGGAAGAAATCATGGACAGCGTGGATCTCGAAGTCCTGA
- a CDS encoding efflux RND transporter permease subunit, translating to MWIVRLALRRPYTFIVLALLLMIVGPLTIMRTPTDIFPNIDIPVLSVIWTYNGLPADEMEKRIVLNYERGLSVAVNDIEHTESTSLNGIAVVKIFFQPHANIDEALAQVTALSQAQVRSLPPGITPPFILRYNASTVPILRLSLSSLKLTEQELFDFGNNFLKTQLATVPGASAPLPYGGKQRQIMVDIDSRKLQQRNLSPMDVVNAISTQNLILPSGTAKIGSTEYSIEMNASPETLEGLNDIPIKTTDAGTVYIRDVAHVRDGFQPQTNIVRVNGQRASLLTINKSGNTSTLEIVDRIKNMMPVLHNLVPASLNIDPVADQSLFVRASVQGVLREALIAACLTGLMILLFLGNWRATLIIAVSIPLSMITSIIALSALGETINIMTLGGLALAVGILVDDATVAIENVSHQLEQGKNLEQAILDGAHQIAIPTLVSTLSICIVFVPMFLLSGVAHYLFIPLAEAVVFAMLASYFFSRTLVPTLAKYLLRNHHRPADLHHTGGTSRNPFMRVHLAFERGFESLRERYRVFLVKRVERPGMFVTVFLACCGLSLLLIPFLGRDFFPAVDAGTIALHLRAKTGMRVEETAVVTDRVDARIRQLIPPKELHSLIDNIGLPVSGINLSYSNTGTIGSSDADVLITLNPDHHPTADYVRTLRRTLTDEFPGVQFAFLPADIVSQTLNFGMPSPIDVQIVGRDVDGNRAFAATLLNRLRGVPGLADARIQQPADLPRIFIDVDRTRAQQAGFTQKDIASDLLITLSGSQQTTPTFWLNPRNGVSYNVITEAPQYTIDSLQALANIPLNVNGHSNILGALSTMRREAGHAVLTHYNAQSTIDIYGTADGRDLGAVSDDIEKVIASSKADLPKSSTISVRGQVQTMNDSFSGLFAGLLFAIVLVYLLIVVNFQSWLDPFIIITALPGALAGIIWMLFLTHTTLSIPALTGAIMCIGIATANSILVISFAREQLLEHGDATRAALEAGFTRFRPVLMTALAMVIGMVPMAIGLGEGGEQNAPLGRAVIGGLTIGTLATLVFVPVVFSMIYRRLADRRRHAAEHVVHKSS from the coding sequence ATGTGGATCGTTCGCCTGGCGCTGCGGCGCCCGTACACATTCATCGTTCTCGCGTTGCTGCTGATGATCGTCGGTCCGCTGACGATCATGCGTACGCCGACCGACATCTTTCCGAACATCGACATCCCCGTGCTGTCGGTGATCTGGACGTACAACGGTCTGCCCGCCGACGAGATGGAAAAGCGCATCGTGCTCAACTACGAGCGCGGTCTGTCGGTTGCGGTCAACGATATCGAGCACACCGAATCGACGTCGCTGAACGGCATCGCGGTCGTGAAGATCTTCTTCCAGCCGCACGCGAACATCGACGAGGCGCTTGCTCAGGTCACCGCACTGTCGCAGGCGCAGGTGCGCTCGCTGCCGCCGGGCATCACGCCGCCGTTCATCCTGCGTTATAACGCGTCCACCGTTCCGATCCTGCGACTGTCGCTGTCTTCGTTGAAGCTCACCGAGCAGGAGCTGTTCGACTTCGGCAACAACTTCCTGAAGACGCAGCTCGCCACCGTGCCCGGCGCATCGGCGCCGTTGCCGTACGGCGGCAAGCAGCGGCAGATCATGGTCGACATCGACTCGCGCAAGCTGCAGCAGCGCAACCTGTCGCCGATGGATGTCGTTAACGCGATCAGCACGCAAAATCTGATCCTGCCTTCGGGCACCGCGAAAATCGGCTCCACCGAATACTCGATCGAAATGAACGCGAGCCCCGAGACGCTCGAGGGCCTCAACGACATTCCGATCAAGACCACCGACGCCGGCACCGTCTATATCCGCGACGTCGCGCATGTACGCGACGGTTTCCAGCCGCAGACCAACATCGTGCGCGTGAACGGCCAGCGTGCCTCGCTGCTGACGATCAACAAGAGCGGCAACACGTCGACGCTCGAAATCGTCGACCGCATCAAGAACATGATGCCGGTGCTGCACAATCTCGTGCCCGCGTCGCTGAACATCGATCCCGTCGCGGACCAGTCGCTGTTCGTACGCGCCTCGGTGCAGGGCGTGCTGCGCGAAGCGCTGATCGCCGCGTGCCTGACCGGCCTGATGATCCTGCTGTTTCTCGGCAACTGGCGCGCGACGCTGATCATCGCGGTGTCGATTCCGCTATCGATGATCACGTCGATCATCGCGCTGTCCGCGCTCGGCGAGACGATCAACATCATGACGCTGGGCGGACTCGCGCTCGCGGTCGGGATTCTCGTCGACGATGCGACCGTCGCGATCGAGAACGTCAGTCATCAGCTCGAACAGGGCAAGAATCTCGAGCAGGCGATTCTCGACGGCGCGCATCAGATCGCGATTCCGACACTCGTCTCCACATTGTCGATCTGCATCGTGTTCGTGCCGATGTTCCTGCTGTCCGGCGTCGCGCACTATCTGTTCATCCCGCTCGCCGAAGCGGTCGTGTTCGCGATGCTCGCGTCGTACTTCTTCTCGCGAACACTGGTGCCGACGCTCGCGAAATATCTGCTGCGCAATCACCACCGTCCCGCCGATCTGCATCACACCGGCGGTACGAGCCGCAACCCGTTCATGCGCGTGCATCTCGCGTTCGAACGCGGTTTCGAGAGCCTGCGCGAGCGCTATCGTGTGTTTCTCGTCAAGCGCGTCGAGCGACCCGGCATGTTCGTCACGGTCTTTCTGGCGTGCTGTGGGCTATCGCTGCTGCTGATTCCGTTTCTCGGCCGCGACTTCTTCCCGGCAGTCGATGCAGGCACGATCGCGCTGCATCTGCGCGCGAAGACCGGCATGCGCGTCGAGGAAACGGCGGTCGTCACCGATCGCGTCGATGCGCGCATCCGTCAGCTGATTCCGCCGAAAGAACTGCATTCGCTGATCGACAACATCGGGCTGCCGGTGTCGGGGATCAACCTGTCGTACAGCAACACCGGCACGATCGGCTCGTCGGATGCGGACGTGCTGATCACGCTGAATCCCGATCATCATCCGACCGCCGACTACGTGCGCACGTTGCGGCGCACGCTCACCGACGAATTCCCCGGCGTGCAGTTCGCGTTCCTGCCGGCCGACATCGTCAGCCAGACGCTGAACTTCGGGATGCCGTCGCCGATCGACGTGCAGATCGTCGGGCGCGACGTGGACGGCAACCGCGCGTTCGCCGCGACGCTGCTGAACCGGCTGCGCGGCGTGCCGGGGCTCGCCGATGCGCGCATCCAGCAGCCGGCGGACCTGCCGCGTATCTTCATCGACGTCGATCGCACACGTGCGCAGCAGGCCGGCTTCACGCAGAAAGACATCGCGAGCGATCTGCTGATCACGCTGTCCGGCAGCCAGCAGACCACGCCGACGTTCTGGCTGAATCCGCGCAACGGCGTCAGCTATAACGTGATCACCGAAGCGCCGCAGTACACGATCGATTCGCTGCAGGCCCTCGCGAATATTCCGCTGAACGTGAACGGCCACAGCAACATCCTCGGCGCGCTGTCCACGATGCGGCGCGAAGCGGGCCATGCGGTGCTCACGCACTATAACGCGCAATCCACGATCGACATCTACGGCACCGCCGACGGCCGCGACCTGGGCGCGGTGTCCGACGATATCGAAAAGGTCATCGCGAGTTCGAAGGCGGATCTGCCGAAAAGCTCGACGATCTCGGTGCGCGGCCAGGTGCAGACGATGAACGATTCGTTCTCCGGCCTGTTCGCCGGGCTGCTGTTCGCGATCGTGTTGGTGTATCTGCTGATTGTGGTCAATTTCCAGTCGTGGCTCGATCCGTTCATCATCATCACCGCATTGCCGGGCGCGCTCGCGGGCATCATCTGGATGCTGTTTCTCACACACACCACGCTGTCCATTCCCGCGTTGACCGGCGCGATCATGTGTATCGGTATCGCGACCGCGAACTCGATTCTGGTGATCAGCTTCGCGCGCGAACAATTGCTGGAACACGGCGACGCCACGCGCGCCGCGCTCGAAGCGGGCTTCACGCGCTTCCGCCCGGTGCTGATGACCGCGCTCGCGATGGTGATCGGCATGGTGCCGATGGCGATCGGCCTCGGCGAAGGCGGCGAGCAGAATGCGCCGCTCGGCCGCGCGGTGATCGGCGGGCTCACGATCGGCACGCTCGCCACACTCGTGTTCGTGCCGGTCGTGTTCTCGATGATCTATCGCCGGCTCGCCGACCGGCGGCGGCACGCGGCGGAACACGTGGTTCACAAGTCATCCTGA
- a CDS encoding vWA domain-containing protein, translating to MTRVPSSSVSASQPDTLARNVVHFVRVLRGAGLPMSPAQSVDALAALQWVDLARRDDVRAALAATLVSAPDERDLFDTAFTLFWRDPDWEGKLRALLLPKVRNGLPPPKRNNRLADALAVRPPASRDARPPVETAQHELHAHVTFSAEERLRHRDFDTLTADEWRTLRHMIRGQRVPLATEPTRRLKAASRGTHADLRASARHAVRAGGDWTVWKYRAVVERKPPLVLLLDISGSMSSYSRAVLYFCHALLQSRERLQVFLFGTRLTNATRALRERDPDVALAALADQVPDWSGGTRIGAALAEFNRRWARRVLTGRATVLLVTDGLDHEATDVLDAEMARLRRFAHRIVWLNPLLRYSGFAPKARGVQAMLPHVDVHWPVHNLESLAAFGRDLAPLARAPRTTRTVARTPSSEGATSWN from the coding sequence ATGACGCGAGTGCCCTCGTCTTCCGTCAGCGCATCGCAGCCCGACACGCTCGCGCGCAACGTCGTGCACTTCGTGCGCGTGCTGCGCGGCGCGGGGTTACCGATGTCGCCCGCGCAATCCGTCGACGCACTCGCCGCACTGCAATGGGTCGATCTCGCGCGACGCGACGACGTGCGTGCAGCACTCGCAGCAACGCTCGTATCAGCCCCCGATGAACGCGATCTGTTCGACACGGCCTTCACGCTGTTCTGGCGCGACCCCGACTGGGAAGGCAAGCTGCGCGCGTTGCTGCTGCCGAAGGTTCGCAACGGCCTGCCGCCGCCGAAGCGCAACAACCGTCTCGCCGACGCGCTCGCCGTGCGTCCGCCCGCATCGCGCGATGCACGACCGCCGGTCGAGACCGCGCAGCACGAACTGCACGCGCACGTGACGTTCAGCGCGGAAGAGCGTCTGCGGCATCGCGACTTCGACACGCTCACCGCCGACGAATGGCGCACGCTGCGTCACATGATTCGTGGGCAACGCGTGCCGCTCGCGACCGAACCGACAAGACGTCTGAAGGCCGCGTCGCGCGGCACGCATGCGGACCTGCGCGCGAGCGCACGTCACGCGGTGCGCGCGGGCGGCGACTGGACGGTGTGGAAGTATCGCGCGGTTGTCGAGCGCAAACCGCCGCTCGTGCTGCTGCTCGACATCTCCGGCTCGATGAGCAGCTATTCGCGCGCGGTGCTGTACTTCTGCCATGCACTGCTGCAATCGCGCGAACGTCTGCAGGTGTTTCTGTTCGGCACGCGCTTGACGAACGCGACGCGCGCGCTGCGCGAACGCGATCCTGACGTCGCACTCGCGGCGCTCGCGGATCAGGTGCCGGACTGGTCGGGTGGCACGCGGATCGGCGCCGCGCTCGCCGAATTCAACCGACGCTGGGCACGTCGCGTGCTGACCGGACGCGCAACCGTGCTGCTCGTCACCGACGGCCTCGATCACGAAGCGACCGATGTGCTCGACGCCGAAATGGCCCGTCTGCGACGCTTCGCGCATCGCATCGTGTGGCTCAATCCGCTGCTGCGCTATAGCGGCTTCGCACCGAAAGCGCGCGGCGTTCAGGCGATGCTGCCGCACGTCGACGTGCACTGGCCGGTCCATAATCTGGAGAGCCTCGCCGCATTCGGCCGCGACCTCGCGCCGCTCGCGCGTGCGCCTCGCACGACTCGCACGGTCGCAAGAACACCGTCTTCCGAAGGAGCAACATCATGGAACTGA
- a CDS encoding XdhC family protein yields the protein MDSVDLEVLKSSARWIDEGHRALLVTVVKTWGSSPRPEGAMLAVRDDGLVVGSVSGGCIEDDLIDRVRRLGIQQSVPEAVKYGITAEEAHRFGLPCGGTIQLVLEPLTHASGIGELCSAVEEGQLVARTVDMATGTARLEAACATDGVDFDGERLLTIHGPRYRMLVIGAGQLSRYLCHIAVGLDYHVTVCDPREEYTDEWDVPGTKIVRTMPDDTVLDMKLDERCAVIALTHDPKLDDLALMEALKTPAFYVGALGSRRNNAARRERLKEFDLNDAELARLHGPVGIYIGSRTPPEIAVSILAEVTAAKNGVSLPTLLQVEGAKAAREIAASGGATCSV from the coding sequence ATGGACAGCGTGGATCTCGAAGTCCTGAAATCCAGTGCACGCTGGATCGACGAAGGACACCGCGCGCTACTCGTAACCGTGGTCAAGACGTGGGGCTCGTCGCCGCGCCCCGAAGGCGCGATGCTCGCGGTGCGCGACGATGGCCTTGTGGTGGGCTCGGTCTCGGGCGGCTGCATCGAAGACGATCTGATCGACCGTGTGCGCCGTCTCGGCATTCAGCAGAGCGTGCCCGAAGCGGTGAAGTACGGCATCACCGCCGAAGAAGCGCATCGTTTCGGACTGCCGTGCGGCGGCACGATCCAGCTCGTGCTCGAACCGCTAACGCACGCGAGCGGCATCGGCGAACTGTGCAGCGCGGTGGAAGAAGGTCAACTCGTCGCGCGCACGGTCGACATGGCGACCGGCACGGCACGCCTCGAAGCAGCCTGTGCAACCGACGGCGTCGACTTCGACGGCGAACGTCTGCTGACCATTCACGGTCCGCGCTACCGGATGCTCGTAATCGGCGCCGGTCAGCTGTCGCGCTACCTGTGCCATATCGCGGTGGGACTCGACTATCACGTGACCGTCTGCGATCCGCGCGAGGAATACACCGACGAGTGGGACGTGCCCGGCACGAAGATCGTCCGCACGATGCCCGACGATACAGTCCTCGACATGAAGCTCGACGAACGTTGCGCGGTCATCGCGCTGACGCACGATCCGAAGCTCGACGATCTTGCACTGATGGAAGCGTTGAAGACACCCGCGTTCTACGTCGGCGCGCTCGGTTCCCGGCGCAATAACGCGGCACGGCGTGAACGTCTGAAGGAATTCGATCTGAACGATGCCGAACTCGCGCGGCTGCATGGGCCGGTCGGCATTTACATCGGCAGCCGCACGCCGCCGGAAATCGCAGTGTCGATTCTCGCGGAAGTGACGGCCGCGAAGAACGGCGTGTCGCTGCCGACGCTGCTGCAAGTGGAAGGCGCGAAAGCAGCCCGCGAAATTGCCGCGAGCGGCGGCGCGACCTGCAGCGTGTAG
- a CDS encoding efflux transporter outer membrane subunit yields MSTRRLSSRGARGTLAALIAASAASVFTGCTVGPDYVRPTATTAATYKELDGTGWKPAQPADTALRSAWWAVYADPSLNALEQQVAGANQNVQAAQARFRAARAQVAQYRSSFFPVVSAGGDFSRARSSANVLYKSTAGRTINDYLVQGDASWEPDLWGRVSRTVEGAKANAQANAADAQSVLLSMQAELATDYFELRGIDSEQRLLDDTIKAYREAVDLTQHRLTGGIATDADVAQAQTQLQTTQAQAIDLEVQRTQLEHAIAILVGESPSTFSLPVAPLAAVPVVAPAGVPSALLERRPDIASAERHVVDMNAQIGVATAAFFPNLMLSLTGGLEATNYSQWLLAPARFWSLGPSLAGTLLDFGGRAAVKAQAQAQYDESVAQYRQTVLTAFGQVEDNLAALRVLEREALAQDQAVSASQRSLAIVSNRYKNGAITYLDVVVAQTTALTNERQAVSIARRRMAASVALIKALGGGWDVSALPTGDQLVHPDSDSKKPDAPASAVAAKG; encoded by the coding sequence GTGAGCACGCGGCGTCTCTCTTCGCGCGGCGCACGCGGCACACTCGCGGCGCTAATCGCGGCATCCGCTGCATCTGTGTTCACCGGATGCACGGTCGGCCCCGACTACGTGCGGCCCACCGCGACCACCGCCGCGACCTATAAGGAACTCGACGGCACCGGCTGGAAACCCGCACAACCCGCCGACACCGCGTTACGTAGCGCGTGGTGGGCGGTCTACGCCGATCCGTCGCTGAACGCGCTCGAACAGCAGGTGGCCGGTGCGAACCAGAACGTGCAGGCGGCGCAGGCGCGCTTTCGCGCGGCACGCGCGCAGGTCGCGCAGTACCGGTCGAGCTTCTTTCCGGTCGTGAGCGCGGGCGGCGACTTCTCGCGCGCGCGGTCGTCCGCGAACGTGCTGTACAAGTCCACCGCGGGTCGCACGATCAACGACTATCTCGTGCAGGGCGACGCGTCGTGGGAACCGGATCTGTGGGGCCGCGTGTCGCGCACCGTCGAAGGCGCGAAGGCGAACGCGCAGGCTAATGCCGCCGACGCGCAGTCGGTGCTGCTGTCGATGCAGGCCGAACTCGCCACCGACTACTTCGAACTGCGCGGCATCGACAGCGAACAGCGGCTGCTCGACGACACGATCAAGGCGTATCGCGAAGCAGTCGATCTCACGCAGCATCGTCTGACGGGCGGCATCGCCACCGACGCCGACGTCGCGCAGGCGCAAACGCAGTTGCAAACCACGCAGGCGCAGGCCATCGATCTCGAGGTGCAGCGCACACAGCTCGAACACGCGATCGCGATTCTCGTCGGCGAATCGCCGTCCACGTTTTCGCTGCCGGTCGCGCCGCTCGCCGCCGTGCCCGTCGTCGCACCGGCCGGCGTGCCGTCGGCGCTGCTCGAACGGCGGCCGGATATCGCGTCGGCGGAACGGCACGTGGTCGACATGAACGCGCAGATCGGTGTCGCGACCGCTGCGTTCTTTCCGAACCTGATGCTGTCGCTTACCGGCGGTCTCGAAGCGACCAACTACAGCCAGTGGCTGCTCGCACCCGCGCGCTTCTGGTCGCTCGGACCGTCGCTCGCGGGCACGCTGCTCGACTTCGGCGGACGCGCGGCCGTCAAGGCGCAAGCGCAGGCGCAATACGACGAGAGCGTGGCGCAGTATCGGCAGACCGTGCTGACCGCGTTCGGTCAGGTCGAGGATAATCTCGCCGCGCTGCGCGTGCTCGAACGCGAAGCGCTTGCGCAGGATCAGGCGGTGTCCGCGTCGCAGCGCTCGCTCGCGATCGTGTCGAACCGCTACAAGAACGGTGCGATCACCTATCTCGACGTCGTCGTCGCGCAGACCACCGCGTTGACCAACGAGCGCCAGGCGGTGTCGATTGCGCGTCGCCGGATGGCGGCTAGCGTTGCGTTGATCAAGGCGCTTGGCGGCGGGTGGGATGTGTCCGCGCTGCCGACCGGCGATCAGCTCGTGCATCCGGATTCTGATTCGAAGAAGCCTGATGCGCCTGCGAGTGCGGTAGCGGCGAAGGGGTAG
- a CDS encoding serine/threonine protein kinase, whose protein sequence is MNDDLPISQGGADGAVPFARLTPERVLDALDGVLDTVGVRTDGRMLPLNSYENRVYQIGVEDGPPVVAKFYRPERWTDEAILEEHAFVADLVEREIPAVPARSFDGRTLHEFEGFRFSIFERRGGRAPDLDRSDTLEWLGRFIGRIHAVGRTQRYTARPTLDIDTFGREPREYLLSHDFVPDNARTAWTTVVDLALEGVEHAFERAGDIQALRMHGDCHPSNVLWTDAGPHFVDFDDSRMGPAVQDLWLLLPGDRHDASRALADLLAGYEDFCEFEPRELHLVEALRTLRLIHYSAWLARRWNDPAFPAAFPWFNTQRYWEDRILELREQIGAMQEGPLWPV, encoded by the coding sequence ATGAACGACGATCTCCCCATTTCGCAGGGCGGCGCCGACGGCGCGGTGCCCTTTGCCCGGCTCACGCCGGAACGCGTGCTCGATGCGCTCGACGGCGTGCTCGACACGGTCGGCGTGCGCACGGACGGCCGCATGCTGCCGCTCAACAGCTACGAAAACCGCGTGTACCAGATCGGTGTCGAAGACGGCCCGCCGGTAGTCGCGAAGTTTTATCGTCCGGAGCGCTGGACCGACGAAGCGATTCTCGAAGAGCACGCGTTCGTCGCCGATCTCGTCGAGCGCGAAATTCCCGCTGTGCCGGCCCGTTCATTCGACGGCCGCACGCTACACGAATTCGAGGGCTTCCGCTTTTCGATTTTCGAGCGACGTGGCGGACGTGCGCCCGATCTCGACCGCAGCGATACGCTCGAATGGCTCGGGCGTTTTATCGGACGGATTCATGCGGTGGGCCGTACGCAGCGCTATACCGCGCGTCCCACACTCGACATCGATACGTTCGGCCGCGAGCCGCGCGAATATCTGCTCTCGCACGACTTCGTGCCGGATAACGCGCGCACTGCGTGGACGACCGTCGTCGATCTCGCGCTGGAAGGCGTCGAGCATGCATTCGAGCGCGCGGGCGACATACAGGCGCTGCGGATGCACGGCGACTGCCATCCGAGCAACGTGCTGTGGACCGATGCCGGTCCGCACTTCGTCGATTTCGACGACAGCCGCATGGGGCCTGCGGTGCAGGATCTCTGGCTGCTGCTGCCGGGCGATCGACACGACGCGTCGCGTGCGCTTGCCGATCTGCTCGCGGGCTATGAGGACTTCTGCGAATTCGAGCCGCGTGAGCTGCATCTGGTTGAAGCGTTGCGCACGCTGCGGCTGATTCACTATTCGGCGTGGCTCGCGCGTCGCTGGAACGACCCGGCGTTTCCCGCTGCGTTTCCGTGGTTCAACACGCAGCGTTACTGGGAAGACCGCATTCTTGAATTGCGCGAGCAGATCGGTGCGATGCAGGAAGGTCCGCTGTGGCCGGTATAG
- a CDS encoding efflux RND transporter periplasmic adaptor subunit — protein MEGQHPDDNTPPGSKLVTTAAAASHRGRWLAIAAIVVVLALAAQGIWSRHTAHAALERDAEHASALSVSVVQPKKSTAGFDLVLSGNVQAFLDTPIYARTNGYLKQWYADIGAHVKAGQLLAEIETPEVDDQLRAARADLANAQANYALAKSTADRWTDMLKSNSVSKQETDEKVGDMLAKKGTLDAARFNVARLEKTQSFQKVYAPFDGIVTARNVDVGALIDAGSSGGPAKELFHVASADKLRVYVNVPQAYAQQIHAQQNAYLTLIERPAKHFPGTVARSAGAVDPQQRTMLVEVDVDNRNGDLLPGAYAQVHFSLGAGGAPFTLPGNTLLFRPSGVKVATVDAQQRVKLVRVVLGTDFGTRVAIASGLQGDERVILNPQDSIVDGAPVRIAATKPAGSEPTNDAASAPAASAAAGETPKAAE, from the coding sequence ATGGAAGGTCAACATCCTGACGACAACACCCCGCCGGGCAGCAAGCTGGTGACGACCGCCGCGGCGGCGTCCCACCGCGGTCGCTGGCTCGCGATCGCGGCGATCGTCGTCGTCCTCGCGCTGGCCGCCCAGGGCATCTGGTCGCGGCACACCGCGCACGCCGCGCTCGAACGCGACGCGGAGCATGCGAGCGCGCTCAGCGTGTCCGTCGTGCAGCCGAAGAAGTCGACGGCGGGCTTCGACCTGGTGCTGTCGGGCAACGTGCAGGCCTTCCTCGACACGCCGATCTACGCGCGCACGAACGGCTATCTGAAGCAGTGGTACGCGGACATCGGCGCGCACGTGAAGGCTGGCCAACTGCTCGCCGAAATCGAAACGCCTGAAGTCGACGATCAACTGCGCGCCGCGCGCGCCGACCTCGCGAATGCGCAGGCCAACTACGCGCTCGCGAAAAGCACCGCCGATCGCTGGACCGACATGCTGAAAAGCAACTCGGTATCGAAGCAGGAAACCGACGAGAAGGTCGGCGACATGCTCGCGAAGAAAGGCACGCTCGACGCCGCGCGCTTCAACGTCGCGCGGCTCGAAAAGACGCAGTCGTTCCAGAAGGTCTACGCGCCGTTCGACGGCATCGTCACGGCGCGCAACGTCGACGTCGGCGCGCTGATCGACGCGGGCAGCTCGGGCGGCCCGGCGAAGGAACTGTTCCATGTCGCGTCGGCGGACAAGCTGCGGGTCTACGTGAACGTGCCGCAGGCGTACGCGCAGCAGATCCATGCGCAGCAGAACGCGTACCTCACGCTGATCGAGCGGCCGGCGAAGCATTTCCCCGGCACCGTCGCGCGCAGCGCCGGCGCGGTCGATCCGCAGCAGCGGACCATGCTCGTCGAAGTGGACGTCGACAACCGCAACGGCGATCTGCTGCCCGGCGCGTACGCGCAGGTGCATTTTTCGCTGGGCGCGGGCGGCGCGCCGTTCACGCTGCCCGGCAATACGCTGCTGTTCCGTCCGAGCGGCGTGAAGGTCGCGACCGTCGATGCGCAACAGCGCGTGAAGCTCGTGCGCGTGGTGCTCGGCACCGACTTCGGTACGCGCGTCGCGATCGCCTCCGGATTGCAGGGCGACGAACGGGTGATCCTGAATCCGCAGGACTCGATCGTCGACGGCGCGCCGGTGCGGATCGCGGCGACGAAGCCGGCTGGCAGCGAACCGACGAACGATGCGGCGAGCGCGCCGGCAGCCAGTGCGGCCGCCGGCGAAACGCCAAAGGCCGCAGAGTGA
- a CDS encoding AAA family ATPase, which translates to MQPASIDDTAAQLAAQGYFASRELATGLFLALRMERPLFVEGEPGVGKTELAKATAGMLGTSMLRLQCYEGLDTASALYEWDYPRQIMALRLAEASGERPANDTLYRSEFLLKRPLLQALMPDEQHPGARRVLLIDEIDRADEPFEAFLLELLSDFQVSIPEYGTVRAVQPPVVVMTSNRTREVHDALKRRCLYQWIGYPERDRELAIVAARAPQTSAELQRRAVDFVHRLRGMDLFKAPGIAETIDWCRALEALSVTELDPQSVQDTLGVLLKYQDDLARVDAQQIAQCLAAAG; encoded by the coding sequence ATGCAGCCCGCTTCAATCGACGACACCGCCGCGCAACTCGCTGCGCAAGGCTACTTTGCGAGCCGCGAACTCGCGACCGGCCTGTTCCTCGCGCTGCGCATGGAGCGGCCGCTGTTCGTCGAAGGCGAGCCCGGCGTCGGCAAGACCGAACTCGCGAAGGCGACCGCGGGCATGCTCGGCACGTCGATGCTGCGGCTGCAATGCTACGAAGGTCTCGACACCGCGAGCGCGCTGTACGAGTGGGACTACCCGCGACAGATCATGGCGCTGCGGCTCGCCGAAGCATCGGGCGAACGTCCCGCGAACGACACGCTGTATCGCAGCGAATTCCTGCTGAAGCGTCCGCTGCTGCAGGCGTTGATGCCGGACGAACAGCATCCGGGCGCACGCCGCGTGCTGCTGATCGACGAGATCGATCGCGCGGACGAACCGTTCGAAGCGTTCCTGCTCGAACTGCTGTCGGATTTCCAGGTGTCGATTCCCGAGTACGGCACCGTGCGTGCGGTGCAACCGCCCGTCGTCGTGATGACGTCGAATCGCACGCGTGAGGTTCACGACGCGTTGAAACGGCGCTGTCTGTATCAATGGATCGGTTATCCGGAACGCGATCGCGAGCTGGCGATCGTCGCCGCGCGCGCGCCGCAGACGTCGGCGGAACTGCAGCGTCGCGCGGTCGATTTCGTGCATCGGCTGCGCGGGATGGATCTGTTCAAGGCACCGGGTATCGCTGAGACGATCGACTGGTGTCGCGCGCTCGAAGCGCTGTCGGTGACGGAACTCGATCCGCAGTCGGTGCAGGACACGCTCGGCGTGCTGCTCAAGTATCAGGACGACCTCGCGCGCGTCGACGCGCAGCAGATCGCGCAGTGTCTCGCGGCTGCGGGGTGA